In Chanodichthys erythropterus isolate Z2021 chromosome 7, ASM2448905v1, whole genome shotgun sequence, a genomic segment contains:
- the znf592 gene encoding zinc finger protein 592, with the protein MGDMKTPDFDDLLAAFDIPDATSLDAKEAIHGNQDEGEGHLKHSEMCMDATVLIPHPVPTTDVPVVSVIVKNTSRQNSYENLVEKESSHLGQLLQNGFKTSAGSLETHPSSYPMLDSSSVNGDCSRHTLEKIPILYKTEKVPTPSAPMPQFSPISSPESEDIQSNGINDRPKSAETSYFPSDSLFTSSALPVLDSHGNPDASDKCNERQPGSKGVDDLECESKNYDSATKRDCIQDCGTNAYPTPETTIPSSSPCVKDHTSRLSSCLDALAALNAKKDPGGQTNSRDFSVTPKETMKISPKIPISPRSPRSPLEVVKRYVKQPDSPMSICSDSSGKASPAVGTGSPPAIPRVRIKTIKTSSGEIKRTVTSILPDSETEDLTSPFGSSPSQSSVEDAFSKTLPVYRSNDKISEVIFEDGNQEASKTALLGGKSSTKSVRSSKKPQTPNNSHNLKTTQGGSKQRKASSAQMGSSANTNYLPKALHLANLNLVPHSVAASVTARSSTNRQEPSHLSSSMVCSSVPLVHQVKKVSPNTQAVVPNTAAGTLNRLLNYSNPVPTYVPDLSPPPGTNIKLPPQGYCCLECGDSFGLEKSLAYHYSRRSVHIEVACTHCSKTLVFFNKCALLAHAREHKNKGMVMQCTQLFMKPIAVDQMLAPTKPKQSVNQIPYGNNTTESSKGQAVLPLYPDKVIRHGFKCLDCNKQMSDCTALAGHYQRSSEAEGLMCKVCSMLLPNKCSYRAHQRIHTHKSPYCCPECGALSRSADIQKHVKENCLHYARKIGYSCLHCEMLVMSLSLLKSHIEEKHCEVFYKCTICPVAFKSSDGCLMHVKNKHGGSEPSHQVIYKCSCETVFKRKQLLYQHFHHRICVFKCPECTSFFPEKLLFMQHFKANHWSIFRVEAEKSPKKTETISFSDKMSPQNLQQRLTKPVNEAGMKGRESSAARKSSAGVSMKNAGWTCGECLVWVPDRETYVNHVKTSHGRSLKRHPCRLCERSFNSSLSLKRHIRSDHDGKKKVYTCWYCTNERISFTKHSMLKNHISLMHGIKNPDFSQMAKLASQEVGKPTGQRPKRRAEEAHGVAGNGETSYNTPAKRPKPLYRCAKCGFTSENQAQFQKHIPQHRTDSDTPQCQHCGLCFTSQLALSRHLFIVHKVKEPEEREETGKGQENSTDLSDETGPLSPNKTVEDQCKLHTEPTDSNNTQASETSGFEEENA; encoded by the exons ATGGGTGATATGAAGACCCCTGATTTTGATGATCTCTTGGCTGCCTTTGACATCCCTGATGCAACCAGTCTGGATGCCAAAGAGGCCATTCATGGGAATCAAGATGAGGGAGAGGGACACCTGAAGCACTCAGAGATGTGTATGGATGCCACGGTTTTGATCCCTCACCCAGTGCCTACAACTGATGTCCCTGTTGTGAGTGTCATAGTAAAGAACACCAGCCGCCAGAACTCCTATGAAAATCTTGTGGAGAAGGAAAGCTCTCATTTGGGGCAGCTTTTACAAAATGGGTTCAAAACTTCTGCAGGCTCACTGGAGACGCATCCCTCTAGCTATCCAATGCTGGATAGCTCTTCTGTCAATGGGGACTGTTCGAGACATACCTTGGAAAAGATTCCCATCCTCTACAAGACTGAAAAAGTTCCCACTCCGTCAGCGCCTATGCCCCAGTTTAGCCCAATATCTAGCCCGGAATCTGAAGACATTCAAAGCAATGGAATCAATGACCGTCCAAAATCTGCAGAGACCTCGTACTTCCCATCTGATTCACTCTTTACATCTTCAGCTCTTCCTGTTTTAGACAGTCATGGAAATCCAGATGCATCAGACAAATGCAATGAAAGACAGCCTGGTTCAAAAGGTGTGGATGATCTTGAGTGTGAATCAAAAAATTATGATTCTGCGACTAAGAGGGACTGCATCCAAGATTGTGGAACAAATGCATATCCAACCCCCGAGACGACTATTCCTTCTTCCAGTCCATGCGTCAAAGATCATACCTCCAGATTGTCCTCTTGTCTTGATGCATTAGCAGCCCTAAATGCTAAAAAGGATCCTGGTGGGCAAACTAATTCAAGGGACTTTTCAGTTACCCCAAAAGAGACGATGAAAATTAGTCCAAAAATACCCATTTCGCCAAGGAGCCCAAGAAGTCCTCTGGAAGTGGTGAAACGTTACGTGAAACAGCCTGACAGCCCAATGAGTATATGTAGTGACAGCAGTGGTAAAGCATCTCCAGCTGTCGGTACTGGCTCGCCTCCAGCCATCCCACGAGTcagaataaaaacaatcaaaacctCATCTGGAGAAATCAAACGCACTGTCACGAGCATATTGCCAGACTCTGAGACCGAAGATCTCACGTCACCATTTGGGTCTTCACCATCTCAGTCCTCAGTTGAAGATGCCTTCTCGAAAACGTTGCCTGTGTATCGTTCAAATGATAAAATTTCGGAGGTCATTTTTGAAGATGGAAATCAGGAAGCCTCGAAGACTGCTTTATTGGGGGGCAAATCCAGCACGAAATCGGTGAGGAGCTCAAAGAAACCTCAAACCCCAAATAACAGTCATAACCTAAAGACAACGCAAGGGGGGAGCAAGCAAAGGAAGGCTTCTTCTGCTCAGATGGGTTCTTCTGCTAATACAAACTACCTTCCAAAGGCATTACATTTGGCAAACCTAAATCTAGTCCCACATAGCGTGGCTGCCTCGGTTACAGCAAGGTCTTCCACCAACAGACAGGAGCCCTCTCACTTGTCATCATCAATGGTGTGCAGTTCTGTACCATTGGTGCATCAAGTTAAAAAAGTCTCCCCAAACACACAAGCTGTTGTCCCCAACACTGCAGCTGGAACCTTAAACAGACTGTTGAATTACTCAAACCCAGTGCCAACTTATGTTCCTGACCTGAGTCCACCACCAGGCACCAATATCAAGCTCCCACCACAAGGCTATTGCTGCCTAGAATGCGGAGACTCATTCGGGCTGGAAAAGAGCCTTGCTTACCATTACAGCCGGAGGAGTGTGCATATTGAAGTTGCATGCACGCACTGCTCCAAAACATTGGTGTTTTTCAACAAATGCGCTCTCCTGGCACATGCTCGCGAACACAAGAACAAAGGCATGGTGATGCAGTGCACTCAGTTGTTTATGAAGCCCATTGCCGTTGACCAGATGTTGGCACCCACCAAACCTAAGCAGTCCGTGAATCAGATACCTTATGGGAACAACACCACAGAGTCATCCAAAGGCCAAGCAGTCTTGCCACTTTATCCCGACAAAGTTATTAGACATGGATTCAAATGTCTGGACTGTAATAAACAAATGTCAGACTGCACAGCACTTGCAGGTCACTATCAGAGGTCATCGGAGGCTGAAGGTCTG ATGTGCAAGGTTTGCTCAATGCTGCTACCCAACAAGTGCAGCTACAGGGCCCATCAAcgcattcacacacacaaatcccCTTACTGCTGTCCTGAATGTGGGGCACTCAGTCGCTCGGCGGACATCCAGAAGCATGTGAAAGAGAATTGTCTCCACTATGCCCGTAAAATTGGCTACTC GTGTCTGCATTGTGAAATGCTTGTCATGTCACTGTCCCTCTTGAAGAGTCACATTGAGGAGAAGCATTGTGAGGTCTTCTATAAGTGCACTATCTGTCCTGTAGCCTTCAAATCTTCTGATGGATGCCTGATGCATGTTAAAAACAAGCATGGAGGCAGTGAACCCAGTCATCA GGTGATCTACAAATGTTCCTGTGAAACAGTCTTTAAGAGGAAGCAGCTGTTGTATCAACATTTTCATCATCGAATTTGTGTGTTCAAGTGTCCAGAGTGCACTTCATTCTTCCCAGAGAAACTACTTTTCATGCAACATTTCAAG GCTAATCATTGGAGCATTTTCAGAGTTGAAGCAGAAAAAAGCCCCAAAAAGACAGAGACAATATCGTTCTCTGATAAAATGTCACCACAAAACCTTCAACAAAGGTTGACCAAACCGGTTAATGAGGCCGGCATGAAGGGAAGAGAGAGTTCTGCTGCACGGAAGTCAAGTGCTGGAGTTAGTATGAAGAACGCTGGTTGGACCTGTGGAGAATGCCTCGTGTGGGTCCCTGACAGGGAGACCTATGTCAATCACGTGAAGACCAGCCATGGCAGG TCTTTAAAGAGGCATCCTTGTCGACTATGTGAAAGGTccttcaattcatccttgagtCTTAAACGACACATTCGCAGTGACCACGATGGGAAAAAGAAAGTTTACACATGCTG GTACTGCACAAATGAGAGGATATCCTTCACTAAACACTCAATGCTAAAGAACCACATCAGCTTGATGCATGGAATCAAGAATCCAGATTTCAGCCAGATGGCAAAGCTAGCATCTCAGGAGGTGGGCAAACCCACAGGCCAG AGGCCGAAAAGAAGAGCAGAGGAGGCTCATGGAGTAGCAGGAAATGGGGAAACATCATACAACACCCCTGCCAAGCGGCCTAAGCCACTTTATCGCTGCGCCAAATGTGGCTTTACCTCTGAAAACCAGGCCCAGTTTCAGAAACACATACCTCAACATAGAACCGACAGCGACACACCCCAGTGCCAACACTGCGGCCTTTGTTTCACATCTCAGCTAGCACTCAGCAGACACCTTTTCATTGTACATAAGGTCAAAGAACCAGAGGAGCGTGAGGAGACAGGGAAAGGACAAGAAAACTCAACAGACTTGAGCGATGAAACTGGACCTCTTTCGCCAAACAAGACCGTGGAGGACCAATGCAAACTCCACACTGAGCCCACAGACAGCAACAACACACAGGCATCAGAAACAAGTGGATTTGAGGAAGAAAACGCCTGA